One region of Synechococcus elongatus PCC 11801 genomic DNA includes:
- a CDS encoding O-antigen ligase family protein, with amino-acid sequence MGIGSASDSGPLAFINRDRWQSPDRNSYSTEERECMALSQLGQSQRRLVSLPLWIASGLLPLWPEVSLAGLGVWLALTWRNSRDRALSRMLIYPLAIATLLCCPALIRGWSVWQAGMLWLTGLVVSGVLLLTNQRRQELIESLSLVPVLSLPAVIWTDSLNEPTLALGWGVTGLWAIATVLTPKAVPSGRWLTGLAAAIGLGGSWWLGSFGLRLGLLVGLFLLALQQSWGQRLWHACTRSPLRRLGLIILGVGSGLIWPFPTTILDPAPQGLLWRCAQDQIQHNTLRWLTGRGTQYVAETCANLTGVPAENMSGLLQLWAELGLLGLAAVFTLGIVTGDRYRQLLTDSALPRSQLSGGSAGLAVLALLLPFDSHWLTGGLTPVLLGVSLAIPWTRSRPLRLPAAVDWLLLAALTLQVNSAFWAAPLAWSWLVIRLIEQLHQRDWRGLFCWAAIALLFLPPLFWAKPTFDPSVSWSAYVLLGLGLIGATGLGRDRSLRLLRWIGLLPLLWLLANLQAIDWTIRIGMGDLYINQVGILTVIATVPALLLTWHDRSWRGLYLLSTLAGTILVLGTASRICLGALVLVLGLTVALNLRTCQWRSLLWLLPSIGLFGLGLAGLRPDLVGRYLEFYDPARLAIARCYATQAWINWPLSFWVGNGYSQAAAICQPPLTLNRVSHAHNFVLQLLADNGVLVLAIVLIGLALTLARLWQQTRSAREEADLLLGQWLLISLVIGVVLHLFEGSFFKLPLLQLLIGLVLGLPWLGNLTPAPQPTLQGRPVSDVPLV; translated from the coding sequence GTGGGGATTGGGTCAGCCTCAGACAGTGGCCCACTGGCTTTCATCAACCGAGATCGCTGGCAGAGCCCCGATCGCAACAGCTACAGCACTGAGGAGCGTGAGTGCATGGCGCTATCCCAGCTTGGGCAAAGTCAGCGACGATTGGTCTCACTCCCCCTCTGGATTGCCAGTGGCTTGTTGCCGTTGTGGCCTGAAGTGAGTCTCGCCGGTCTTGGGGTTTGGCTAGCGTTGACCTGGCGTAACAGCCGCGATCGCGCCTTGTCTCGAATGTTGATCTACCCCTTAGCAATCGCGACGCTTCTTTGCTGCCCAGCCCTAATTCGGGGCTGGAGTGTTTGGCAGGCTGGCATGCTTTGGCTGACTGGCTTGGTTGTCAGCGGTGTGCTGCTGCTAACTAATCAGCGACGACAGGAGCTGATCGAAAGCTTGAGCTTGGTGCCGGTGCTCAGTTTACCGGCGGTGATCTGGACGGACTCGTTAAATGAGCCGACCCTCGCTTTGGGTTGGGGTGTCACTGGACTCTGGGCGATCGCGACTGTCCTCACCCCTAAGGCAGTACCTTCTGGGCGCTGGTTGACTGGACTCGCTGCTGCGATCGGCCTCGGTGGAAGCTGGTGGCTGGGATCCTTCGGTTTACGTCTTGGCTTGCTGGTGGGGTTGTTCCTTCTTGCCCTGCAGCAGTCTTGGGGACAACGACTTTGGCACGCCTGTACGCGATCGCCCTTGCGACGCCTCGGGCTGATCATCCTTGGTGTGGGGAGTGGGTTGATTTGGCCATTTCCGACCACCATCTTGGATCCTGCCCCCCAAGGGTTACTTTGGCGCTGCGCCCAAGACCAAATTCAGCACAATACGCTGCGTTGGTTGACAGGGCGAGGCACTCAGTATGTGGCTGAGACCTGTGCCAATCTCACGGGTGTGCCTGCTGAGAACATGAGTGGCTTGCTGCAGCTGTGGGCTGAACTAGGCCTGCTGGGTTTGGCCGCCGTTTTTACTCTGGGTATCGTGACAGGCGATCGCTATCGTCAACTGCTCACGGACAGCGCCCTACCGCGATCGCAGCTGAGTGGTGGTTCAGCGGGGCTAGCCGTTTTAGCGCTGCTCCTACCCTTCGACTCGCATTGGCTGACTGGTGGTCTTACCCCCGTTCTCCTCGGGGTGAGTCTGGCGATTCCTTGGACGCGATCGCGACCGCTTCGTTTGCCTGCCGCCGTAGATTGGCTCTTGCTGGCTGCTCTTACCCTTCAGGTCAATAGCGCCTTTTGGGCGGCACCGCTGGCTTGGAGTTGGTTGGTGATTCGCCTGATTGAGCAACTCCATCAGCGAGACTGGCGGGGCTTATTCTGTTGGGCCGCGATCGCCCTCTTATTTTTGCCGCCTTTATTTTGGGCGAAGCCGACGTTCGATCCCTCCGTGAGTTGGTCGGCCTATGTGCTTTTGGGACTAGGACTGATTGGTGCTACAGGACTCGGTCGCGATCGCAGTCTGCGGCTCTTGCGCTGGATAGGCCTACTGCCGCTGCTGTGGCTCTTGGCGAATCTCCAAGCGATCGACTGGACCATTCGCATTGGCATGGGAGACCTCTACATCAACCAAGTCGGCATTTTGACGGTGATTGCGACGGTGCCTGCCCTGCTGCTGACTTGGCATGACCGATCGTGGCGAGGTCTCTATCTGCTCTCGACTTTGGCTGGCACGATCCTCGTTTTGGGAACTGCCTCTCGCATCTGCTTGGGGGCTTTGGTGTTGGTGTTGGGTCTGACCGTGGCCTTAAATCTGCGGACCTGTCAGTGGCGATCGCTGCTCTGGTTATTGCCGAGCATTGGTCTCTTCGGCCTCGGTCTGGCAGGACTGCGGCCTGACCTCGTGGGACGCTATCTCGAGTTCTATGACCCTGCACGTCTGGCGATCGCTCGCTGCTATGCCACGCAAGCTTGGATCAACTGGCCTCTCAGTTTCTGGGTAGGGAATGGCTATAGCCAAGCCGCCGCGATTTGTCAGCCACCGCTCACTCTCAATCGGGTCTCCCACGCTCACAATTTTGTACTGCAACTCTTAGCCGATAACGGCGTGTTAGTCCTAGCAATCGTCCTGATCGGTCTGGCTTTAACGCTGGCACGACTCTGGCAGCAGACACGCTCTGCCCGCGAGGAGGCCGATCTGCTGCTGGGGCAGTGGCTGCTGATCAGCTTGGTGATTGGTGTTGTTCTGCACCTCTTTGAAGGCAGCTTCTTCAAGCTCCCCCTCTTGCAGCTCTTAATCGGTCTTGTGCTGGGCTTGCCGTGGTTGGGGAACTTAACCCCTGCTCCTCAACCTACGTTGCAGGGACGGCCCGTGTCTGACGTTCCCCTTGTCTGA
- a CDS encoding KpsF/GutQ family sugar-phosphate isomerase, protein MAPLLFRQILDLEAEAIRRAAERADAEAFATATQLIANCSGKVVLSGVGKSGIIARKITATLLSIGTLSAFLHPCDALHGDLGIVTEQDVIVMLSNSGETDELLAMLPHLQRRSVPIIAIVGNMQSTLARAAAAVLDASVDREACPLNLAPTASTTVALAIGDALAAQVMDYRSVTSEQFAFNHPAGRLGKRLTLKVADVMHQGEELPLLPPEASFVEVVTAISRGGLGAVPIVEADGRLSGLVTDGDLRRLLEQTSPAKLDQITAAEFMTPQPIAVDGDLLAYDALHLMENRPSQISVLPVVDAAHRCLGLVRIHDLIRSGI, encoded by the coding sequence ATGGCTCCTCTCCTATTTCGACAGATTCTGGATTTAGAAGCAGAGGCGATTCGGCGGGCCGCTGAGCGAGCGGATGCTGAAGCCTTCGCGACTGCGACGCAGTTGATTGCTAATTGTTCCGGCAAGGTGGTGCTCAGCGGAGTCGGCAAGTCCGGCATTATCGCCCGCAAGATTACCGCCACGCTGCTCAGTATCGGTACACTCTCAGCTTTTCTCCATCCCTGCGATGCGTTGCATGGCGATCTGGGAATTGTCACCGAGCAGGATGTGATCGTCATGCTTAGTAACAGTGGCGAAACCGACGAGTTGCTGGCGATGCTGCCGCATTTACAACGGCGATCGGTGCCGATTATTGCGATCGTGGGCAACATGCAGTCCACTTTGGCAAGGGCAGCGGCGGCAGTTTTGGATGCTTCGGTCGATCGCGAAGCCTGCCCTTTGAACTTGGCACCAACGGCTAGCACGACGGTGGCGCTGGCGATCGGGGATGCCTTGGCCGCTCAGGTAATGGACTATCGATCGGTGACGTCGGAGCAGTTTGCCTTCAATCATCCGGCAGGGCGACTGGGGAAACGCCTGACCTTAAAAGTGGCGGATGTCATGCACCAAGGCGAAGAATTGCCGCTGCTACCGCCGGAAGCCAGTTTTGTGGAAGTGGTGACGGCGATCAGCCGCGGTGGGCTGGGAGCTGTGCCGATTGTGGAAGCAGATGGTCGGCTTTCCGGATTAGTGACGGATGGCGATCTCCGACGGCTATTGGAGCAGACTAGTCCCGCGAAGCTCGACCAAATTACAGCGGCGGAGTTTATGACACCCCAACCGATCGCGGTTGATGGTGACCTGCTCGCCTACGATGCCCTGCACCTGATGGAAAATCGCCCCTCACAGATTTCGGTGCTTCCCGTCGTGGATGCGGCACACCGCTGTCTCGGACTGGTGCGGATTCATGATTTGATCCGCAGTGGGATCTAG
- the kdsB gene encoding 3-deoxy-manno-octulosonate cytidylyltransferase: MVRILAVIPARYASERLPGKVLLPIAGRPMLQWVYEATIASNVFDQVAIATEDQRVVDAAAAFGAEAILTSADLASGTDRVAEASLQFPDCEVIANVQGDQPFVTPGLLQALVSPYRAGELPEMTTVGGPYDPDRDADDPNTVKVVCDQRGNALYFSRSAIPYPRAVVHDLPVYHHFGLYAFRRDFLAQYRQLPPTPLERCESLEQLRVLEQGYRIRVVPCADKVIEVNTADDLERANAWASQR; this comes from the coding sequence ATGGTTCGAATTTTGGCGGTAATTCCCGCTCGCTACGCCTCGGAGCGGCTACCGGGTAAGGTGCTGTTGCCGATCGCCGGTCGGCCAATGTTGCAGTGGGTCTACGAAGCCACGATCGCCAGCAACGTCTTCGATCAAGTCGCGATCGCCACAGAAGATCAGCGAGTCGTGGATGCAGCGGCGGCTTTTGGCGCGGAAGCGATTCTGACCAGTGCAGATCTGGCTTCAGGCACCGATCGCGTTGCGGAAGCGAGTCTCCAGTTTCCGGACTGTGAGGTGATTGCTAACGTCCAAGGCGATCAACCCTTTGTGACACCGGGATTGCTGCAAGCGCTGGTCTCGCCCTATCGAGCGGGGGAACTGCCGGAGATGACAACGGTGGGCGGCCCCTACGATCCCGATCGCGATGCCGATGATCCCAACACGGTCAAAGTAGTCTGCGATCAGCGGGGTAATGCGCTTTACTTCTCGCGATCGGCGATTCCCTATCCGCGGGCTGTGGTTCATGATCTGCCGGTCTATCATCACTTTGGCCTCTATGCATTCCGGCGCGATTTTCTGGCGCAATATCGCCAACTCCCACCGACCCCACTGGAACGCTGCGAAAGTTTGGAGCAGTTGCGGGTGCTAGAACAGGGCTATCGGATCCGGGTGGTGCCCTGTGCCGATAAGGTCATTGAAGTCAACACAGCAGACGATCTGGAGAGGGCAAACGCATGGGCGAGCCAACGCTAA
- the kdsA gene encoding 3-deoxy-8-phosphooctulonate synthase: protein MGEPTLIRAKVGDRFSIGDGCPLTLFGGPCVIEGEDFSLKMAESIAKICDRLGVQFVFKSSFDKANRTSIGSFRGYGLEEGLRILERVKTELGLPVLTDIHESHQAATVAEVVDILQIPAFLCRQTDLLLAAAATGRTVNVKKAQFLAPWDMKNVVNKMRQGGAENLLLTERGSCFGYNALVVDFRSLSIMRELGCPVVFDATHSVQIPGGAGDRSSGQREFVPVLARAAAAVGIDALFMEIHENPDQALSDGPNMIRLADLEATLRQILRVREAVAEPVGASA, encoded by the coding sequence ATGGGCGAGCCAACGCTAATTCGAGCCAAGGTCGGCGATCGCTTCAGCATTGGGGATGGCTGCCCGCTGACCCTCTTCGGTGGACCTTGTGTCATTGAAGGCGAAGACTTCAGCCTCAAGATGGCGGAGAGCATCGCCAAGATTTGCGATCGCCTTGGTGTGCAGTTCGTCTTCAAGTCGTCTTTTGACAAAGCCAATCGCACCTCGATCGGTTCCTTCCGTGGCTACGGCCTCGAAGAAGGCTTGCGGATTCTGGAGCGGGTCAAGACTGAATTGGGGCTTCCTGTCCTGACCGATATTCACGAAAGCCATCAAGCGGCGACCGTCGCGGAAGTGGTCGATATTCTCCAGATTCCGGCCTTTCTCTGTCGTCAGACTGATCTGTTGCTGGCAGCAGCGGCTACGGGACGCACGGTTAACGTCAAAAAAGCGCAGTTCCTGGCTCCTTGGGACATGAAAAATGTCGTCAATAAAATGCGGCAGGGCGGCGCTGAAAACCTGTTACTGACCGAGCGTGGCAGCTGCTTCGGCTACAACGCCTTAGTGGTGGATTTCCGATCGCTGTCAATCATGCGCGAGCTGGGCTGTCCCGTCGTTTTTGATGCCACCCACAGTGTCCAAATCCCAGGTGGAGCCGGCGATCGCTCTTCCGGTCAACGGGAATTTGTGCCAGTTTTGGCACGAGCTGCAGCCGCTGTCGGGATTGATGCCCTGTTCATGGAAATCCACGAAAACCCCGACCAAGCCCTAAGCGATGGCCCCAACATGATTCGCTTGGCGGATCTGGAAGCCACCCTGCGTCAGATTCTGCGGGTACGGGAAGCCGTGGCAGAACCGGTGGGAGCCTCGGCATGA
- a CDS encoding KdsC family phosphatase yields MIWLQRWRWRSRFAAVRLLVTDVDGVLTDGGLYYTEEGQELKRFNVHDGMGLRQLLDNGIEVAILSASPSPTVQRRAEKLGIRHAYFHVQDKLSKLQQLCQELEIDLQQVAYVGDDLNDCKVLSQVGLGCSVRNAHRSARQVARYVTFRSGGRGAVREICDQILRSQGRLSLRHTPVA; encoded by the coding sequence ATGATCTGGTTGCAACGCTGGCGCTGGCGATCGCGGTTTGCGGCGGTGCGTCTGCTGGTCACCGATGTGGATGGCGTATTGACCGATGGTGGTCTCTACTACACCGAGGAAGGCCAAGAGCTGAAGCGCTTCAATGTCCACGACGGTATGGGCTTGCGCCAACTGCTCGACAACGGCATTGAGGTGGCGATTCTTTCGGCCAGTCCCTCGCCAACCGTGCAGCGACGTGCGGAAAAGCTGGGCATTCGCCACGCTTACTTCCATGTCCAAGACAAACTCAGCAAGCTGCAGCAACTCTGCCAAGAACTGGAGATCGATCTGCAGCAGGTCGCCTACGTGGGCGACGACCTCAACGACTGCAAGGTGTTGAGCCAAGTCGGTTTAGGTTGCAGCGTCCGCAATGCCCATCGCAGTGCCCGCCAAGTCGCCCGCTATGTCACATTTCGCTCGGGTGGGCGCGGAGCGGTGCGGGAAATCTGTGACCAAATTCTCCGCAGTCAGGGGCGACTAAGTCTGCGCCATACGCCCGTGGCCTAG
- a CDS encoding iron-containing alcohol dehydrogenase family protein, giving the protein MSATAQRSPILLAPAQVLRGWGALREAGTAIARIGQRPLVVGGDRARELVKDSLTAIATEQSLTLAWGSSLPDCSEAVLERLRSAASEHQADCILGVGGGKALDTAKLLGHQLALPVITVPTSAATCAAWTALANVYTDAGAWLYDVGLDRCPELLILDFELIVQAPQRTLAAGIGDAIAKWYEASVSSSHRQETLVVAAVQQARVLRDLLFQKSAAAIAEPGGEQWCEVVEATVLLAGVIGGLGGAQCRTVAAHAVHNGLTHLPACHDWLHGEKVAFGILVQLRLEELQGTNPLAATARQQLLSFYADLGLPRQWSDMGLATVSLADLQQAAILACAPESDIHHLPFAVDPDQLLAAIVSTTAPIARSSSVVAE; this is encoded by the coding sequence TTGTCTGCCACTGCTCAGCGATCGCCGATTTTGCTTGCCCCTGCTCAAGTTCTGCGGGGCTGGGGCGCACTCCGAGAGGCAGGAACCGCGATCGCCCGAATTGGTCAGCGCCCTTTAGTAGTGGGCGGCGATCGCGCTAGAGAACTGGTGAAAGACAGTCTGACAGCGATCGCTACCGAACAATCGCTGACGCTGGCGTGGGGTAGTAGCCTGCCAGATTGCAGTGAAGCAGTGTTGGAACGCCTGCGGTCTGCGGCCAGCGAACATCAAGCGGATTGTATTCTGGGTGTGGGCGGGGGCAAAGCCCTCGACACGGCAAAACTACTCGGGCATCAACTGGCGCTGCCGGTGATCACGGTGCCAACCAGTGCCGCCACCTGCGCGGCTTGGACTGCGTTGGCGAATGTCTACACCGATGCCGGCGCTTGGCTCTACGATGTCGGCCTCGATCGCTGCCCCGAACTGCTAATCCTTGACTTTGAATTGATTGTCCAAGCGCCCCAACGGACTTTGGCGGCAGGAATTGGTGATGCGATCGCCAAGTGGTACGAAGCATCGGTGAGTAGCAGTCATCGCCAAGAAACTTTAGTGGTGGCAGCGGTTCAGCAAGCCCGCGTATTACGCGACCTGCTCTTCCAGAAATCGGCTGCCGCGATCGCCGAACCCGGTGGTGAGCAATGGTGCGAAGTGGTAGAAGCCACTGTTTTACTCGCTGGCGTCATCGGTGGTTTGGGTGGGGCGCAGTGCCGCACGGTTGCTGCTCATGCAGTGCATAATGGCTTGACTCACCTGCCCGCTTGTCATGATTGGCTGCATGGCGAAAAGGTTGCCTTCGGCATCTTGGTGCAGCTCCGGCTTGAGGAATTGCAAGGAACCAATCCGCTGGCTGCAACTGCTCGGCAACAACTCCTGAGCTTTTATGCGGATCTTGGACTGCCACGCCAATGGTCAGACATGGGCTTAGCAACCGTCAGCTTGGCGGACTTACAGCAAGCGGCCATTCTGGCCTGTGCGCCCGAGTCCGATATTCACCATTTGCCCTTCGCAGTTGACCCCGATCAGCTCTTAGCAGCCATAGTTTCGACGACGGCTCCGATCGCTCGTAGCAGCAGTGTGGTGGCTGAATGA
- a CDS encoding alpha/beta fold hydrolase: MTAIAPATRLGAAVADLTEETSKNLAAAIQWQAISTDLREAPIETSFVQWRQGDRPLLCLHGFDSSVFEFRRLLPQLANQHSVRAVDCLGFGFTERPEGLEISPATIRQHLWGCWQAWYQKPIVLVGASMGGAIAIDFALHHPEAVAALVLIDSAGIAPGPWIGRFLPSPLDGWAVDFLGRPDVRRRISERAYHDPKRWVTPDAETCAALHLQQPGWREGLRRFTRSGGYGSMRSRLSQLQQPTQLIWGRQDQILGTKDAAVFQQLLPQNELVWIEDCGHVPHLEQPLATAEAIANFVASLPM, translated from the coding sequence ATGACCGCGATCGCACCTGCAACGCGCCTCGGTGCAGCGGTTGCTGACCTCACGGAAGAGACTTCGAAAAATTTGGCCGCTGCGATTCAGTGGCAAGCAATCTCGACCGATTTGCGGGAAGCACCGATCGAAACCAGCTTTGTGCAGTGGAGGCAAGGCGATCGCCCGCTGCTGTGCCTCCATGGCTTTGATAGCTCGGTGTTTGAGTTCCGCCGCCTTTTGCCGCAACTTGCCAATCAGCATTCCGTGCGGGCTGTGGACTGTCTCGGCTTTGGCTTCACGGAGCGGCCTGAAGGACTAGAGATCAGTCCAGCCACAATCCGGCAGCATCTCTGGGGTTGCTGGCAGGCTTGGTATCAAAAACCGATCGTGCTGGTCGGGGCTTCGATGGGCGGCGCGATCGCGATCGATTTTGCCTTGCACCATCCCGAAGCAGTAGCGGCGCTGGTGCTGATCGACAGTGCTGGCATTGCACCAGGGCCGTGGATTGGTCGCTTCTTGCCCTCACCTTTGGATGGTTGGGCGGTGGACTTCTTGGGACGACCTGATGTGCGCCGTCGCATTAGTGAACGGGCCTACCACGATCCAAAGCGCTGGGTCACACCCGATGCCGAAACTTGTGCGGCGCTCCATCTCCAGCAACCGGGCTGGCGTGAGGGGCTACGGCGCTTTACCCGTAGTGGTGGCTACGGTTCCATGCGATCGCGCCTCTCACAACTCCAGCAACCGACCCAACTAATCTGGGGTCGCCAAGATCAGATTCTGGGCACCAAAGATGCTGCCGTTTTTCAGCAGTTACTGCCCCAAAACGAACTGGTTTGGATAGAAGACTGTGGCCATGTGCCCCACCTTGAACAACCCCTAGCAACCGCAGAGGCGATCGCAAATTTCGTGGCAAGCTTGCCGATGTGA
- a CDS encoding DUF554 domain-containing protein: MSWEIWSRLNGTVYNGMAVAIGGCLGVWLRDRLADRYRQRLTQAVGLITVVVGLQMTQQLQNARGPLDSIVVALLALTLGGLVGEVTQLENRIQRWSDRLLRQGQGGAEGFVAASLLFCVGPMTLIGSLENGLNGDPRLLLIKGTMDGLSAIALAGSYGRSVLLSIGTIAVSQGGVSLTAALLSQGIPDPSQSPALLLFTGTGGLLILAIAANLLGIARLPTITFLPALILAPAIDWVARWLVSLLA; this comes from the coding sequence ATGAGTTGGGAAATTTGGTCGCGTCTAAACGGAACGGTCTACAACGGCATGGCTGTGGCGATCGGGGGCTGTTTGGGCGTTTGGCTACGCGATCGCCTGGCTGATCGCTACCGACAGCGCCTCACCCAAGCAGTGGGGCTGATCACGGTGGTGGTGGGCTTGCAGATGACTCAGCAACTCCAAAACGCACGCGGTCCCCTCGACAGCATTGTTGTCGCGCTGCTGGCCCTGACGTTGGGCGGCCTCGTGGGCGAAGTCACTCAGCTGGAAAACCGTATTCAACGCTGGAGCGATCGCCTGCTTCGACAAGGGCAGGGTGGTGCTGAGGGCTTTGTGGCGGCCAGCCTCCTGTTTTGTGTGGGTCCGATGACGCTGATTGGCAGTCTGGAGAATGGCCTAAACGGCGACCCCCGCTTACTGCTGATCAAGGGCACGATGGATGGCCTCAGTGCGATCGCCTTAGCGGGTAGCTACGGTCGCAGTGTGTTGCTGTCGATCGGCACGATCGCGGTCAGTCAGGGTGGGGTTTCTCTGACAGCGGCCTTGTTGAGCCAGGGCATTCCCGACCCCAGTCAGTCGCCGGCCTTGTTGCTGTTCACCGGCACGGGGGGACTGTTGATTCTGGCGATCGCGGCCAACTTACTCGGCATTGCTCGACTACCCACGATCACCTTTTTGCCAGCACTAATCCTGGCACCTGCAATCGATTGGGTGGCTCGCTGGTTGGTCAGTCTGCTGGCTTGA